Part of the Paenibacillus sp. FSL R7-0273 genome is shown below.
CGCGCACGTTCCAGAACATCCGGCTGTTTACAGCTATGACCGTACTGGAAAATGTCAAAATCGCCTTCCACCAGCATGCCAGACATTCACTGTTCAGCTCCATGCTCCGGCTTCCGAAGCACTTCAAGGGTGAAGAAGAGATTACGCAGAAGGCGATGGATATTCTTAAAATCTTCAATCTCGCTGAGCAGGCCCAGGAGACTGCAGGCAACCTCAGCTATGGTAATCAGCGCCGGCTGGAAATTGCCCGTGCGCTTGCTGCCGGACCCAAGCTGCTGCTGCTGGATGAACCGGCGGCCGGCATGAATCCGAATGAAACGCGGGATCTGATGAATCTGATTGCCTGGATCCGTGAAGAATTTGATCTTACCATTCTCCTGATCGAGCATGATATGTCACTGGTTATGGGTGTCTGCAACCGGATCTATGTCCTGGACCGCGGAGTCCTTATCGCCGACGGTACACCGGTGGAAATCCGGAACAATCCGAAGGTAATTGAAGCGTATTTGGGACAGGAGGCGTAAAGGCGATGCTTACAGTACAGGGAATCAACGTTTACTATGGTGCCATTCACGCATTGAAGGACCTCAGCATCCAGGTTAATGAAGGGGAAATTGTTACGCTTATAGGTGCCAATGGTGCCGGTAAGTCCACGCTGCTCAAGACACTGTCCGGGCTGCTGAAGACCAAGACCGGGAGTATCGAATTTCTCGGAAAATCGATTACCGGCCAGAGTGTCCAGGCGATTGTGAAGCAAGGGCTGATTCATTGTCCTGAGGGGCGGCGCGTATTCGCCAATATGTCAGTAGAAGAGAATCTTGAGCTCGGTGCTTACCTGCAGGATGGAAAAAGCCTGGCCGCAGATTTCGAGAGGGTCTACAGTATGTTTCCGAGACTGCTTGAGCGCAAGAAGCAGCAGGCCGGAACGCTGTCCGGCGGGGAACAGCAGATGCTGGCCATGGGCCGCGCGATTATGGGCCACCCCAAGCTGCTCCTGCTGGATGAGCCTTCGATGGGGCTTGCTCCGCTGCTGGTGCAGGATATTTTCAGAATCATCCAGGAGGTCAATGCGGCCGGAACAACCGTGCTGCTGGTCGAACAGAATGCCCATCAAGCGCTTAAGATAGCCCACCGCGCCTATGTGCTGGAAACCGGAAGAGTAGTGCTGGAGGGAGACGCCAAGGAAATGGCGGATTCGGAAGAGATCAAGATGGCCTATCTCGGCCACTAGATAAATATTTCTGGGGCATCACAGATCCAACACATAGAAACTATATTATTGGGAGGCTGGGAGAAACTATGAAAAAAATTGGGGCCATTCTTTTGTCGACAGTACTGACTGCGGTATTGGCAGCGGGCTGCGGTAACAACACAGAGAACAGCGCTAACTCTGGAAGCGGCGGAAATGCTGGCGGGGGCACGATCAAAATCGGGGCTAACCTTGAGCTTACAGGCGGCCAGGCTTCTTTCGGCGACTCCGCATCCAAGGGTGCTCAGCTGGCTGTAGACCAGATCAATGCTGCCGGCGGGATTCTGGGCAAGCAGCTGGAGCTGGTTGTTGCCGACAATGCCTCTAAATCCGAGGAAGCCACACAGGCGGCGCAAAAGCTGATCACCAACGATAAAGTAGTTACTATTATTGGTGCATCCACTTCTACTAACACACTGGGTATCGTTCCGGTTGCGACTGAGAAAAAGATTCCGCTTGTAGCTGTTGGTGCGACTAACCCTAAGGTTACTGTTGATGAGCGCAGCGGCGATGTGAACGAATGGGTATTCCGCGCAGCCTTTATCGATCCGTTCCAAGGCCAGGTTATGGCTAATTTTGCAAGCAACAACCTCAGTGCTAAAACGGCGGTAATCTACACGGATACTTCGAGTGACTACTCCAAGGGTCTGCAGAAATTCTTCGAGGAAACCTTTAAGGCCAACGGCGGAGAAGTTCTGAGCCAGGAATCCTATCAGCAGAAGGACTCTGACTTCAAGGCGGTTCTGACCCGTATCAAAGCAGCGAATCCGGATGTGATTTATCTGCCGGGCTACTATGAAGAGGTTGGTAAAATCGTAAAGCAGGCCCGTGAAATGGGTATTACTGTACCGTTCCTGGGCGGCGACGGCTGGGATTCCCCGCAGCTGGCTGAAATTGCCGGCGCAGCAGCGCTTGAGAATACGTTTATGTCCAACCACTACTCACCTGAAGATACAGCTACAGAAGTAACTACCTTCGTTGATGCTTACAAAGAAGCTAACGGCGGCGCAGTACCGGACGGTATGGCGGCTCTGGGCTACGATGCGCTGAAGCTGGTTGCTGATGCCATCACCCGTGCAGGTGAAGCTGATCCGGCAAAGATCAAGGATGCTCTGGCAGCAACTAAAGATCTGCAGCTGGCAACAGGTAAAATCACGCTGAACGAAACTCATGACCCGGTTAAAGCAGCTGTCGTGCTGAAATTTGTCGGCGGTGTTCAGACTTTTGAAGCAAAAGTTAATCCATAAACGGTTCTTCCGCATATAATATGGGGAATGAATGAATAATGACTTCAGAGAGAAAGGCTCCTTTGCGGGCCTTTCTTTTGTCAGTGAAGGAGGGACCGATATGATTATAGGAGTACCCAAGGAGATCAAAAACAATGAAAACCGTGTAGCCCTCACTCCTGCAGGAGTGGAGGTTTTCTGTAAAGCCGGTCATAAGGTGCTGGTTGAGCAGTCTGCCGGTACGGGCAGCGGCTTCAGCGACAGTGAGTA
Proteins encoded:
- a CDS encoding ABC transporter ATP-binding protein, translating into MAASTAVLLDVKGASRSFGGLKALSEVSLHINKGELIGLIGPNGAGKTTLFNLLTGVYPPSTGKIMLNNESVGGMKPFKINHKGAARTFQNIRLFTAMTVLENVKIAFHQHARHSLFSSMLRLPKHFKGEEEITQKAMDILKIFNLAEQAQETAGNLSYGNQRRLEIARALAAGPKLLLLDEPAAGMNPNETRDLMNLIAWIREEFDLTILLIEHDMSLVMGVCNRIYVLDRGVLIADGTPVEIRNNPKVIEAYLGQEA
- a CDS encoding ABC transporter ATP-binding protein, giving the protein MLTVQGINVYYGAIHALKDLSIQVNEGEIVTLIGANGAGKSTLLKTLSGLLKTKTGSIEFLGKSITGQSVQAIVKQGLIHCPEGRRVFANMSVEENLELGAYLQDGKSLAADFERVYSMFPRLLERKKQQAGTLSGGEQQMLAMGRAIMGHPKLLLLDEPSMGLAPLLVQDIFRIIQEVNAAGTTVLLVEQNAHQALKIAHRAYVLETGRVVLEGDAKEMADSEEIKMAYLGH
- a CDS encoding ABC transporter substrate-binding protein encodes the protein MKKIGAILLSTVLTAVLAAGCGNNTENSANSGSGGNAGGGTIKIGANLELTGGQASFGDSASKGAQLAVDQINAAGGILGKQLELVVADNASKSEEATQAAQKLITNDKVVTIIGASTSTNTLGIVPVATEKKIPLVAVGATNPKVTVDERSGDVNEWVFRAAFIDPFQGQVMANFASNNLSAKTAVIYTDTSSDYSKGLQKFFEETFKANGGEVLSQESYQQKDSDFKAVLTRIKAANPDVIYLPGYYEEVGKIVKQAREMGITVPFLGGDGWDSPQLAEIAGAAALENTFMSNHYSPEDTATEVTTFVDAYKEANGGAVPDGMAALGYDALKLVADAITRAGEADPAKIKDALAATKDLQLATGKITLNETHDPVKAAVVLKFVGGVQTFEAKVNP